One Nitrospirota bacterium DNA segment encodes these proteins:
- a CDS encoding radical SAM protein: protein MKIEYSKGERASKELILLNRQSFEATSGRKMKVMLIFPPDWFPSEPYLSLPSLTAVLRQAGHTVIQKDINLEMWDWYFSEDFLKKVLRRVPQQLDRLRKLSKKRDLDANEMDLQLALCDVTRQRIDELIKRAEKAKAIIRGEVFYEINQLEWAIQVFREVTSVISMVYAPARICMPPMETDLSYKVFVSSEVMDAVNDTQVNIYRDVFDHLVKPAIEQAQPDVIGISIVLQQQMFSTMTFCALIKQHFPHIHITIGGNTVTRLRDVLPQSPLFQYFDSAVVYEGETAFVQLVSAVGAKRSLADVPNTIYKDETGVHTSETSFAEDMHALPPPDFDGLLLDKYFVPTKILPYLATRGCYWGRCEFCDHGEGYTAGYRTKKIQDILAEITHLRDKYGAKHFHFTDESYPPALFRKLARGLIDSKMDIVWTTHMRFEKSLLEDQVWQDAKASGCKYLHFGYESGNERVLKLMDKATTTEIMTKHLQLTANAGIWNHCMGFFGFPGETKEEAWSSVEFLEQNKDHVHSLGFGTFDLGRHNPVAKHPDKWGVTAYKNPEWDLALDYYYTVKNGMSIEEAERVFQQFEQNHYAGWDLRLYIREYIFLYIAKFGLEKLRDLQYQAMKTAGVIPTLAGKM from the coding sequence ATGAAGATTGAGTACTCCAAGGGCGAGCGGGCTTCCAAAGAGCTCATCCTTTTAAATCGTCAGAGTTTCGAAGCCACCAGCGGCCGGAAGATGAAGGTCATGCTGATCTTTCCGCCTGACTGGTTTCCGTCCGAACCCTATCTCAGTCTTCCCTCCCTCACGGCCGTCCTCCGTCAGGCCGGCCATACCGTCATCCAAAAAGACATCAACCTCGAAATGTGGGACTGGTACTTCAGCGAGGACTTTTTAAAGAAAGTCCTGCGCCGGGTGCCGCAACAACTCGACCGGCTCCGCAAGCTCTCCAAGAAGCGGGATCTGGATGCCAACGAGATGGATTTGCAGCTCGCTCTCTGTGACGTGACCAGGCAGCGGATCGATGAATTGATCAAGAGGGCTGAGAAGGCCAAGGCGATCATACGCGGAGAAGTATTTTACGAAATCAACCAGTTAGAATGGGCCATTCAAGTCTTTCGCGAGGTCACATCGGTGATTTCGATGGTCTATGCTCCGGCGCGAATCTGCATGCCGCCGATGGAGACGGACCTGTCCTATAAAGTCTTCGTCTCGTCCGAAGTCATGGATGCGGTGAACGATACCCAGGTGAATATCTACCGCGATGTGTTCGACCATCTGGTGAAGCCGGCGATCGAGCAGGCCCAGCCGGATGTGATCGGCATCTCGATCGTCCTGCAGCAGCAGATGTTCTCCACCATGACGTTCTGTGCCCTGATCAAGCAGCATTTCCCCCATATCCACATCACGATCGGCGGGAACACGGTCACGAGGCTGCGCGATGTGCTGCCCCAGTCGCCCCTGTTCCAATATTTCGACAGCGCCGTGGTCTATGAAGGGGAGACGGCTTTCGTCCAACTCGTTTCGGCGGTGGGGGCGAAGCGGAGCCTGGCCGACGTGCCGAACACCATCTACAAGGACGAGACCGGGGTCCATACGTCGGAGACGAGTTTTGCTGAAGACATGCATGCGCTGCCGCCGCCGGACTTCGACGGTCTGTTGCTGGACAAATATTTTGTGCCGACGAAGATCCTGCCCTATCTGGCGACGCGCGGTTGCTACTGGGGCCGCTGCGAGTTCTGTGACCATGGCGAAGGTTATACGGCAGGTTACAGGACGAAGAAGATACAGGACATTCTGGCGGAGATCACACATCTGCGCGACAAGTACGGGGCGAAACATTTCCACTTCACCGATGAGTCCTACCCGCCGGCCCTGTTCCGCAAGCTGGCGCGTGGGTTGATCGACAGCAAGATGGACATCGTCTGGACGACGCACATGCGGTTCGAGAAGAGCCTGTTGGAAGATCAGGTCTGGCAGGATGCGAAGGCGTCCGGCTGCAAGTATCTCCACTTCGGCTACGAGTCGGGGAACGAGCGGGTGCTGAAGCTGATGGACAAGGCGACGACGACGGAGATCATGACGAAGCATCTGCAGCTCACGGCCAACGCGGGTATTTGGAACCATTGCATGGGCTTCTTCGGCTTTCCCGGCGAGACGAAGGAAGAGGCCTGGTCCTCGGTGGAGTTTCTGGAGCAGAACAAAGACCATGTCCATTCGCTGGGATTCGGTACCTTCGACCTGGGTCGGCATAATCCCGTGGCGAAGCATCCGGACAAGTGGGGCGTGACGGCCTACAAGAACCCCGAATGGGATCTGGCCCTCGACTACTACTATACGGTCAAGAACGGCATGAGCATCGAAGAGGCGGAGCGGGTGTTCCAACAATTCGAACAGAACCATTACGCGGGCTGGGATCTGCGGCTGTACATCAGGGAATATATCTTTCTCTATATCGCAAAGTTCGGGCTGGAGAAATTGCGGGACCTGCAATATCAAGCGATGAAAACGGCAGGCGTGATACCGACGCTCGCGGGGAAAATGTAA